A section of the Bradyrhizobium oligotrophicum S58 genome encodes:
- a CDS encoding CHAT domain-containing protein has protein sequence MADAGTGQRMRPDQPWSLRVAASLRARRCSDRLGRGPQTARWILACIVALPMVISPAIAGAEDPSAIFKRYQAAIESRDNAAAVREGEQYEIAIRKKFGVDHEAYAAALHNLGLAHERLRAWSTAEGYYNRALAIRQVRGKSTDLAWTLFNLSNIYREQRKFAEADANLRRALDIREKALGPDNLDVAQTLFNLGVLKRLESKLRESEEFSQRAALIREKAPGASAAVRIQSLNELGLISYQQRKFIEAEAAYKRALPIGESGNLKADLAWTLLSLANVQVDQKKYDDAEASLARAVELRQQVLGRDHLDTAQALHNLGRVGRLSKKFANAEKNLRAALDIREKAGASALAIAYSCYELGLNDYQQQKYASAEAWYKKGLPLAEQALSPLDLANYLYDFALTYRPLGEHGQAEALIRRALPVFEQKLGANSSKVQNALLELAFAVRSQGRFDEALDLVKRGFAIQEANLGSDHPDVIAGIAKLGRLYLDDLKYAEAEQTLLRALAIKSKKLGADHPDLLPQLKALAETYRALGRTDDAEQQYQRMLTIKEKTLKPVDASLTETLLALSDLYSDQGKTSEAEAVDRRLLAIRDEALRANEVDAAKMLDELAGKYKDRMLFADAEKLYRAALDIQQSKSIEDEATASMSSGLASVMRSQGRLSDAEALHKRSLAIRERLLGPEDSKVAASLTNLALVVSDLGRDSEAESLYKRALAIYGRLDQLYPSRMAFDDRIVTPLNNLASIYNDQGRFDEAETLYQKVVTIRTQLYGVGDSGVARTLNNLGALNRVQGRLEKAEEFSSRALPIAEKTAGPKSPLFAYILRSLALTYQMQGRYAEADQLYQKTLDIAQRSGFGQSLQKAGALNDAGSLYLLQTRYPEAEAALSEALAIRTDKLGALHPDTAETLQLLARVSEAAGKREDALDYSRRATAALVTGAAGASVSIQKGDSRARRQTHADYFEQHLRSLSLLRGSAAAQSSPEADEEAFKTAQWATHSSAAVALQQMAARFATGSGELLSLARERQDLDASWRELDQRLAEAMSKTETSATRASTGELRAQVAALEGRRREIGAELDAKFPEYAALVSPKPLSIGRAKALLGPDEALVYFVVGERKSYVFALTREGMSWRELAPGAAVLSEKVKNLRRGLHDFEDQRLEFLRSGKRLELFDPSIAHELYTTLLSPVDELVGSKQHVLVVPSGPLTTLPFHLLVTAKPPIAKPDLKDIGVYRDVAWLIKRQAVTVLPSVSSLEALRASTARQPAAKAMIGFGDPIFDPAERGRALADQRAAGRVAANTRAYTDFWKGAGLDRANLARSLPSLLDTATELKTVAKNLGAPASDVLLDRDATEANVKTRPLTDYRVVYFATHGLVAGDVTGVGEPSLALTLPKEPSPLDDGLLTASEIAQLKLNADWVVLSACNTMAGDKPGAEALSGLARAFFYAGARALLVSHWSIDSTSATRLTTATFARIADQSTLGRSEALRRAMIDYMNDNANPLNAYPAFWAPFSVVGEGSLR, from the coding sequence ATGGCGGATGCTGGCACCGGCCAGCGCATGCGGCCCGATCAACCGTGGTCCTTGAGAGTCGCAGCAAGTCTCCGCGCGCGACGCTGCTCAGATCGTCTGGGACGCGGGCCGCAGACAGCACGTTGGATCCTGGCCTGCATCGTCGCGCTGCCGATGGTGATTTCACCGGCCATTGCTGGTGCAGAAGATCCGTCGGCCATCTTCAAACGCTACCAGGCCGCGATCGAAAGCAGGGACAACGCCGCCGCCGTGCGAGAGGGCGAGCAGTACGAGATCGCGATCAGGAAGAAGTTCGGCGTAGACCACGAAGCCTATGCGGCGGCGCTACACAACCTCGGGCTTGCTCACGAGCGCTTGCGTGCCTGGAGTACTGCAGAAGGCTACTACAATCGTGCGCTCGCGATCAGGCAGGTCCGCGGCAAGAGCACTGACCTTGCATGGACCCTGTTCAATCTCTCGAATATCTATCGCGAGCAGAGGAAATTTGCCGAAGCCGACGCCAACCTTCGCCGGGCGCTCGACATTCGCGAGAAAGCTCTCGGCCCCGACAATTTGGACGTCGCGCAGACGCTGTTCAACCTCGGCGTTCTCAAGCGCCTGGAAAGCAAGCTCAGGGAATCCGAGGAGTTCAGCCAGCGCGCCGCGCTGATCAGGGAAAAGGCGCCGGGTGCAAGCGCGGCGGTGCGCATACAATCCTTGAACGAGCTGGGGCTGATTTCTTACCAGCAGAGAAAATTCATCGAGGCGGAGGCGGCCTATAAGCGCGCGCTACCGATTGGCGAGTCAGGCAACCTCAAGGCCGATCTGGCCTGGACATTGCTCAGTTTAGCCAATGTCCAAGTCGATCAGAAAAAGTACGACGATGCCGAGGCGTCGCTCGCCCGCGCCGTGGAGCTGCGGCAGCAGGTATTGGGCCGGGATCATCTCGACACCGCCCAGGCGCTGCACAATCTCGGGCGCGTCGGTCGCCTGTCCAAGAAGTTTGCGAACGCCGAAAAGAACCTCAGAGCTGCACTCGACATTCGCGAGAAGGCCGGTGCCAGCGCGCTGGCGATCGCGTATTCTTGCTATGAACTGGGTCTCAACGATTATCAGCAGCAGAAATATGCGTCGGCCGAGGCCTGGTACAAGAAGGGCCTGCCCTTGGCCGAGCAGGCGCTCAGTCCGCTGGATCTTGCGAATTACCTGTATGACTTCGCACTGACCTACCGGCCCCTGGGCGAACACGGACAGGCCGAAGCGCTGATCAGGCGCGCGCTGCCGGTGTTCGAGCAGAAGCTCGGGGCAAACAGCTCGAAGGTCCAAAACGCGCTGCTCGAGCTGGCTTTCGCCGTACGCTCCCAGGGCCGATTCGACGAGGCGCTCGATCTCGTAAAGAGGGGGTTCGCGATTCAGGAGGCCAATCTCGGATCGGATCATCCCGACGTCATCGCCGGCATCGCAAAGCTGGGCCGCCTCTATCTCGACGATCTCAAATACGCTGAGGCCGAGCAGACCTTGCTGCGCGCGCTCGCCATCAAGTCAAAGAAGCTCGGGGCGGATCATCCTGATCTGCTGCCTCAGCTCAAGGCGCTCGCCGAGACGTATCGGGCGTTGGGGCGGACCGACGACGCTGAGCAGCAATACCAGAGAATGCTGACGATCAAGGAGAAGACCCTCAAGCCCGTCGATGCTTCGTTGACGGAGACGCTGCTGGCTTTGTCGGACCTCTACAGTGATCAGGGCAAAACGTCAGAAGCCGAGGCGGTCGATCGGCGACTGCTTGCCATTCGCGACGAGGCGCTTCGTGCGAACGAAGTCGATGCCGCCAAGATGCTCGATGAGCTGGCCGGAAAATACAAGGACCGGATGTTGTTCGCCGATGCAGAAAAGCTCTATCGCGCGGCACTCGACATCCAGCAGTCGAAGTCGATTGAAGACGAGGCGACGGCAAGCATGTCGAGCGGCCTTGCATCCGTGATGAGATCGCAAGGGCGCCTCAGCGACGCGGAGGCTCTCCACAAGCGATCGCTCGCAATCAGAGAGCGTCTCCTTGGTCCGGAGGACTCCAAGGTCGCCGCCAGTCTCACCAACCTCGCCCTGGTCGTATCCGATCTCGGCAGGGACAGTGAGGCGGAGAGCCTGTACAAGCGCGCCTTGGCCATCTACGGCAGGCTCGATCAGCTCTATCCCAGCAGAATGGCCTTTGACGACAGGATCGTCACGCCGCTGAACAATCTCGCGAGCATCTATAATGACCAAGGCAGGTTTGACGAGGCGGAGACGCTTTATCAGAAAGTCGTCACGATCAGGACCCAATTGTACGGCGTCGGGGATAGCGGCGTCGCACGGACGCTCAACAATCTCGGCGCATTGAACAGGGTCCAGGGCCGGCTGGAAAAGGCCGAGGAGTTTTCCAGCCGGGCGCTACCGATCGCGGAAAAGACCGCCGGTCCGAAGAGCCCGCTCTTTGCCTACATTCTGAGAAGCCTTGCCCTCACCTACCAGATGCAGGGCAGATACGCCGAAGCAGACCAGCTCTATCAGAAAACCCTGGATATCGCGCAAAGATCTGGATTTGGACAAAGCCTGCAGAAGGCAGGCGCCCTCAATGATGCTGGATCGCTGTACCTGCTGCAGACCCGCTACCCCGAGGCCGAGGCGGCCCTGAGCGAAGCGCTCGCCATCAGGACCGACAAGCTAGGCGCACTTCACCCGGACACCGCGGAGACGCTGCAACTCCTGGCCAGGGTGAGCGAGGCGGCCGGCAAGCGCGAAGATGCACTGGACTACTCTCGCCGTGCGACGGCTGCACTGGTGACGGGTGCAGCGGGCGCCAGCGTATCGATTCAGAAGGGAGACAGCCGGGCGCGGAGGCAGACCCATGCAGATTACTTCGAGCAGCACCTGCGGTCGCTATCGTTGCTGCGGGGGTCGGCGGCGGCGCAATCCAGTCCCGAAGCCGACGAGGAGGCGTTCAAGACCGCGCAGTGGGCGACACACTCTTCTGCTGCTGTAGCGCTCCAGCAGATGGCGGCTCGGTTCGCCACAGGCTCTGGAGAGCTGCTGTCGCTGGCGCGAGAGCGTCAGGACCTGGATGCGTCGTGGCGCGAACTCGATCAACGGCTGGCTGAGGCGATGTCGAAGACCGAGACCAGCGCGACACGCGCGTCGACCGGAGAGTTGCGTGCGCAGGTCGCAGCGCTAGAAGGACGACGGCGAGAAATTGGCGCGGAGCTCGATGCCAAGTTTCCAGAATACGCAGCTCTCGTCTCTCCCAAGCCGTTGAGCATCGGACGGGCCAAGGCTCTGCTTGGCCCGGACGAAGCCTTGGTCTACTTCGTCGTGGGCGAGCGGAAGAGCTACGTGTTCGCGCTGACCCGGGAAGGCATGTCGTGGCGCGAGCTCGCGCCGGGGGCGGCCGTGCTCAGCGAGAAGGTGAAGAACCTTCGTCGCGGCTTGCATGATTTCGAAGATCAGCGTCTCGAGTTTCTGAGGAGTGGAAAACGGCTTGAGCTATTTGATCCGTCGATCGCGCATGAGCTGTATACGACGCTGTTGAGCCCGGTCGACGAACTGGTCGGAAGCAAGCAGCACGTGCTGGTCGTTCCTTCCGGACCGCTGACCACGCTGCCATTTCACCTGCTGGTCACGGCCAAGCCGCCTATTGCGAAGCCGGACCTCAAGGATATTGGCGTCTATCGAGACGTCGCATGGTTGATCAAGCGACAGGCAGTCACCGTATTGCCGTCGGTTTCCAGCCTGGAAGCACTTCGGGCATCCACGGCGCGGCAGCCGGCGGCGAAGGCCATGATCGGTTTCGGCGACCCGATCTTCGATCCGGCCGAGCGCGGCCGTGCCCTTGCGGACCAGCGTGCCGCGGGCAGGGTGGCGGCGAATACCCGAGCCTATACCGACTTTTGGAAAGGCGCCGGCCTGGACCGCGCGAACCTTGCCCGCAGCCTGCCGTCTTTGCTGGACACCGCGACGGAATTGAAAACGGTCGCCAAGAATCTCGGCGCTCCGGCAAGTGACGTTCTGCTCGACCGCGATGCCACCGAGGCCAACGTCAAGACACGACCGCTGACGGACTATCGGGTGGTGTATTTTGCCACGCATGGTCTGGTTGCGGGAGATGTGACGGGCGTCGGAGAGCCTTCACTTGCGCTGACGCTGCCAAAAGAGCCGAGCCCGCTGGATGATGGGCTGTTGACCGCAAGCGAGATTGCCCAGCTCAAACTGAACGCGGATTGGGTCGTTCTCTCGGCCTGCAACACGATGGCGGGCGACAAGCCGGGAGCGGAGGCGCTGTCCGGCCTCGCGCGAGCGTTCTTCTATGCCGGCGCGCGCGCATTGCTGGTGTCGCACTGGTCGATCGATTCCACGTCGGCCACGCGGCTCACGACCGCCACCTTCGCCAGGATTGCCGACCAGTCCACGCTTGGAAGGTCCGAGGCACTTCGGCGTGCGATGATCGACTACATGAACGACAACGCCAATCCGCTCAATGCCTACCCGGCGTTCTGGGCACCGTTTTCCGTTGTCGGAGAGGGATCGTTGCGCTGA
- a CDS encoding N-acyl amino acid synthase FeeM domain-containing protein: protein MKSAARLTAVAEQRSDALEDVDYRLALTAEDKDEIYRLRYRAYLREGAILPSASERVTDEYDDLPNSFVFGVYVRGELYSSIRISVLNSQWRKSLSSDMFADLLHPELDRGKVIIDPTRFVADHEKARSFPALPYVTVRLGYVACAHFNADIGLANVRPEHRAFYKKVFLQEPWGEPRLYAGLTKPVGLVAAHYPSIRDRVFQRFPFMRSSAFERRMLFDRPSPDAFTDSFRIHPVAHAG, encoded by the coding sequence ATGAAGTCGGCGGCTAGATTGACTGCCGTTGCTGAGCAGAGGTCGGATGCCCTCGAGGACGTGGATTACCGGCTGGCTCTGACCGCCGAGGACAAGGATGAGATCTATCGTCTGCGTTACCGCGCCTATCTGCGCGAAGGGGCCATTCTCCCGTCGGCCAGCGAGCGCGTCACCGACGAGTACGATGACCTTCCCAACAGCTTCGTCTTCGGCGTCTATGTGCGTGGCGAGCTCTACAGCTCCATCCGCATCAGCGTGCTGAATTCGCAGTGGCGCAAATCATTGTCGTCGGACATGTTCGCCGATCTGCTGCATCCCGAACTCGACCGCGGCAAGGTCATCATCGATCCCACCCGCTTCGTTGCCGACCATGAGAAGGCCCGGTCGTTTCCGGCGCTGCCCTATGTGACGGTCCGCCTCGGCTATGTCGCCTGCGCCCATTTCAATGCGGACATCGGCTTGGCCAACGTCCGGCCGGAACATCGCGCCTTCTACAAGAAGGTGTTCCTGCAGGAACCGTGGGGCGAGCCGCGCCTCTACGCCGGCCTCACCAAGCCGGTCGGCCTGGTGGCGGCGCACTATCCTTCGATCCGCGACCGCGTGTTCCAGCGGTTTCCGTTCATGCGTTCCAGCGCGTTCGAACGGCGCATGCTGTTCGATCGGCCGTCGCCCGACGCCTTCACTGATTCGTTCAGGATTCATCCGGTCGCGCACGCGGGCTGA
- the pal gene encoding peptidoglycan-associated lipoprotein Pal, with the protein MKYQMRILQGLKLAAVFAVALSMGACANKNLTGADGAMASAATPGSQQDFVVNVGDRVFFESDQTDLTPQAIATLEKQAQWLQSYPRYSFTIEGHADERGTREYNIALGARRAQSVRSFLASRGIDQGRMRTISYGKERPVAVCNDISCWSQNRRAVTVLNASS; encoded by the coding sequence ATGAAATATCAGATGCGTATCCTCCAGGGATTGAAGCTGGCCGCGGTGTTCGCGGTCGCGCTGTCGATGGGCGCCTGCGCCAACAAAAATCTCACCGGGGCCGATGGTGCGATGGCCAGCGCTGCGACTCCAGGCAGCCAGCAGGACTTCGTCGTGAATGTCGGCGATCGCGTCTTCTTCGAGAGTGATCAGACCGATCTCACGCCGCAGGCGATCGCGACCTTGGAAAAGCAGGCGCAGTGGCTGCAGAGCTATCCGCGCTACAGCTTCACGATCGAAGGCCATGCCGACGAGCGTGGCACCCGTGAATACAACATCGCGCTTGGCGCCCGCCGCGCGCAGTCGGTGCGCAGCTTCCTGGCCTCGCGCGGCATCGATCAGGGCCGGATGCGCACGATCTCCTACGGCAAGGAACGGCCGGTCGCCGTCTGTAACGACATCTCATGCTGGTCGCAGAACCGCCGCGCGGTCACTGTGCTGAACGCCAGTTCATAA
- the ybgF gene encoding tol-pal system protein YbgF — protein sequence MFLSRSAAAVLAAFVVFSCQALSSPASAQADDDDPEIRIQRLENQLRQLTGQNEELQFRNRQLEERLRQLQSGAQPPAPAAQPSAAAASPTQIAPAYGQPAQPAYGQPQQQAYPQQQPGYAQPQAAAAAPIAQDPPAPGVGTRRRGDAFDPNQNPTAPGAPQALGGGQLPVQPSAQPGRPAGDQITPANTTGGRYPQSAPAAAPGPGGLETAPPRQTPRDEYDLGIGYMQRRDYALAEQTMRNFTQKYPNDPMIGDAQYWLGESFFQRQQYRDAAEIFLAVTTKYEKSSKAADALLRLGQSLAALKEKEAACAAFGEVTRKYPRASAGVKSTVDREQKRVKC from the coding sequence ATGTTTCTTTCCAGGAGCGCCGCCGCGGTTCTCGCAGCGTTCGTCGTTTTCTCGTGCCAGGCATTGTCGTCGCCGGCGTCGGCCCAGGCCGACGACGACGACCCTGAGATCCGGATTCAGCGGCTGGAAAACCAGCTCCGCCAGCTCACCGGCCAGAACGAGGAGTTGCAGTTCCGCAATCGCCAGCTCGAGGAGCGGCTGCGGCAACTGCAGAGCGGGGCGCAACCGCCCGCGCCGGCCGCCCAGCCGAGTGCGGCTGCGGCGTCGCCAACCCAGATCGCCCCCGCCTACGGTCAGCCAGCCCAGCCCGCCTATGGCCAGCCGCAACAGCAGGCCTATCCGCAGCAACAGCCGGGCTATGCGCAGCCGCAGGCCGCGGCAGCCGCCCCGATCGCGCAGGACCCGCCGGCCCCGGGCGTCGGCACTCGCCGGCGTGGCGATGCGTTCGACCCCAATCAGAATCCGACTGCGCCCGGCGCGCCTCAGGCGCTCGGCGGCGGCCAGTTGCCGGTCCAACCTAGCGCCCAGCCTGGCCGTCCGGCCGGCGATCAGATCACGCCCGCCAACACCACAGGCGGCCGCTATCCGCAGAGCGCCCCGGCCGCGGCTCCCGGCCCGGGCGGACTCGAGACCGCACCACCAAGGCAGACACCGCGCGACGAATACGATCTCGGCATCGGCTACATGCAGCGCCGCGACTACGCCCTGGCCGAGCAGACGATGCGCAACTTCACCCAGAAATATCCGAACGATCCGATGATCGGGGACGCGCAATATTGGCTCGGCGAAAGCTTCTTCCAGCGCCAGCAGTATCGCGACGCCGCCGAGATCTTTCTTGCGGTCACGACGAAATATGAGAAGTCGTCGAAGGCGGCGGACGCGCTGCTGCGCCTCGGCCAGTCGCTGGCGGCGCTGAAGGAGAAGGAGGCCGCCTGTGCCGCGTTCGGTGAGGTGACGCGCAAATATCCGCGCGCTTCGGCAGGCGTGAAGTCCACGGTCGACCGCGAGCAGAAGCGGGTGAAGTGCTGA
- the tilS gene encoding tRNA lysidine(34) synthetase TilS yields MAANETAQDRASEHGDPVSVAEAERLFAPLAGAPALVLAISGGPDSMALMWLAARWRSTLESGPRLVAVTVDHGLRRESAREARMVKEVAGRLGIPHRTVRWRDAKPEAGIPEAARLARYRLLARAARQAGASHVATAHTRDDQAETVLMRLLRGSGIVGLAAMAAISEREGLLLARPLLELPKARLVATLRSADVPFADDPTNRDPAFTRPRLRALMPALAAEGGDSRTLATLAGRLGRANAAIELMVDGAERYLALLAAGHAPAQPNHGQTFEPRAFVALPAEIRLRLLMRVINRIGTEGPVELGKAEALLDRLDRTLAGIADGGTSAPGRLKQTLAGALVSMTREAIRITPAPPRRLRGK; encoded by the coding sequence ATGGCAGCCAACGAGACCGCGCAGGACAGAGCTTCAGAGCACGGCGATCCGGTCTCCGTTGCCGAGGCCGAGCGCCTGTTCGCGCCGCTCGCCGGTGCGCCCGCGCTCGTGCTGGCGATCTCGGGCGGCCCCGATTCGATGGCCCTGATGTGGCTGGCGGCGCGCTGGCGCTCGACGCTCGAAAGCGGACCGCGCCTCGTCGCGGTCACCGTCGATCACGGATTGCGCCGGGAGTCCGCGCGGGAAGCGCGCATGGTGAAGGAGGTCGCGGGCCGGCTCGGCATTCCGCATCGGACCGTGCGCTGGCGCGACGCCAAGCCGGAGGCGGGCATTCCGGAAGCGGCGCGGCTGGCGAGATATCGTTTGCTGGCGCGCGCCGCGCGGCAGGCTGGCGCCAGCCACGTCGCGACGGCTCATACCCGCGACGACCAGGCCGAAACCGTGTTGATGCGGCTGTTGCGCGGCAGCGGCATCGTCGGGCTCGCGGCGATGGCGGCGATCAGCGAGCGGGAAGGGTTGCTGCTGGCCCGGCCGCTGCTGGAGCTTCCCAAGGCCCGCCTCGTGGCGACGCTTCGATCCGCCGATGTCCCCTTTGCCGACGATCCGACCAATCGCGATCCAGCCTTCACCCGGCCGCGGCTGCGCGCGCTGATGCCGGCTCTGGCCGCCGAGGGCGGCGATAGCAGAACGCTGGCGACGCTGGCCGGCCGGCTGGGCCGGGCCAATGCCGCGATCGAATTGATGGTCGATGGCGCCGAGCGATATCTCGCGCTGCTCGCAGCCGGCCATGCGCCGGCACAGCCGAATCACGGCCAGACGTTCGAACCGCGCGCCTTTGTCGCACTCCCCGCGGAAATCAGGCTGAGGCTCCTGATGCGCGTCATCAATCGCATTGGAACCGAAGGGCCCGTGGAACTCGGCAAGGCGGAAGCGCTGCTCGATCGCCTCGACCGGACCCTTGCTGGGATCGCAGATGGTGGTACGTCTGCGCCGGGCAGGCTAAAGCAAACTCTTGCTGGTGCGCTGGTAAGCATGACGCGGGAGGCGATCCGCATCACCCCCGCGCCGCCGCGGCGGCTGCGCGGGAAATGA
- the ftsH gene encoding ATP-dependent zinc metalloprotease FtsH — MNANLRNFALWVIIVLLLLALFTLFQNPGQRASSTDINFSQLLTEVDQGNVRDVVIQGPEIHGTFKNGSSFQTYAPSDPNLVKRLYDAKVNIQAKPPGDNVPWFVSLLVSWLPFIALIGVWIFLSRQMQGGAGKAMGFGKSRAKMLTEAHGRVTFEDVAGVDEAKQDLQEIVEFLRDPGKFQRLGGRIPRGVLLVGPPGTGKTLIARAVAGEANVPFFTISGSDFVEMFVGVGASRVRDMFEQAKKNAPCIIFIDEIDAVGRHRGAGLGGGNDEREQTLNQLLVEMDGFEANEGVILIAATNRPDVLDPALMRPGRFDRQVVVSNPDIMGREQILKVHVRKVPLAPDVNLKTIARGTPGFSGADLMNLVNEAALTAARRNKRMVTQSEFEEAKDKVLMGAERRSMVMTEEEKMLTAYHEAGHAIVGLNVPSHDPIHKATIIPRGRALGMVQSLPEADRHSHTREWCVSKLAMMFGGREAEVQKFGAEKVTNGATGDIQQATNLARAMVMEWGMSDKLGRVRYQSNEQEVFLGHSVARSTNISDDTARLIDSEIRGLIEAGELEARRIITEKREDWEAIAQGLLEYETLTGEEILDLIKGKKPNRESAIEPSTPRASAVPPAGKPRPRPDPDPGLEPQPQA, encoded by the coding sequence ATGAACGCCAATCTGCGCAATTTCGCCCTTTGGGTCATTATTGTCTTATTGCTGTTGGCGCTGTTCACGCTCTTTCAGAACCCGGGGCAACGCGCGTCGTCGACCGACATCAACTTCTCGCAGCTGCTGACCGAGGTCGATCAGGGCAATGTGCGCGACGTCGTGATCCAGGGGCCGGAGATTCACGGCACCTTCAAGAACGGCTCCTCCTTCCAGACCTACGCGCCGAGCGATCCGAACCTCGTGAAGCGCCTGTACGACGCCAAGGTCAACATCCAGGCCAAGCCGCCGGGCGACAACGTGCCGTGGTTCGTGTCGCTGCTGGTGTCCTGGCTGCCCTTCATCGCGCTGATCGGCGTCTGGATCTTCCTCTCGCGCCAGATGCAGGGCGGCGCCGGCAAGGCGATGGGTTTTGGCAAGTCGCGCGCCAAGATGCTGACTGAGGCGCATGGCCGCGTGACCTTCGAGGACGTCGCCGGCGTCGACGAGGCCAAGCAGGACCTGCAGGAGATCGTCGAATTCCTGCGCGACCCCGGCAAATTCCAGCGGCTCGGCGGCCGCATTCCGCGCGGCGTGCTGCTGGTCGGCCCTCCCGGCACCGGCAAGACGCTGATCGCGCGTGCGGTGGCGGGCGAAGCCAACGTGCCGTTCTTCACCATCTCCGGTTCTGACTTCGTCGAGATGTTCGTCGGCGTCGGCGCGAGCCGCGTCCGCGACATGTTCGAACAGGCCAAGAAGAACGCGCCCTGCATCATCTTCATCGACGAAATCGACGCGGTCGGCCGTCATCGCGGCGCCGGTCTCGGCGGCGGCAATGACGAGCGCGAGCAGACCCTCAACCAGCTGCTGGTCGAGATGGACGGCTTCGAGGCCAATGAGGGCGTGATCCTGATCGCCGCCACCAACCGCCCCGACGTGCTCGATCCGGCCTTGATGCGTCCCGGCCGTTTCGATCGCCAGGTGGTGGTGTCGAATCCGGACATCATGGGCCGCGAGCAGATCCTCAAGGTGCACGTCCGCAAGGTGCCGCTCGCGCCGGACGTCAACCTCAAGACCATCGCGCGCGGCACGCCGGGCTTCTCCGGTGCCGACCTGATGAACCTCGTCAACGAAGCTGCGCTGACCGCCGCCCGCCGCAACAAGCGGATGGTGACGCAGTCCGAGTTCGAGGAAGCCAAGGACAAGGTCCTGATGGGCGCCGAGCGCCGCTCGATGGTCATGACCGAGGAAGAAAAGATGCTGACCGCCTATCACGAGGCGGGCCATGCGATCGTCGGCCTCAATGTCCCGAGCCACGACCCGATCCACAAGGCCACCATCATTCCGCGCGGACGCGCGCTCGGCATGGTGCAGTCGCTGCCCGAGGCCGACCGTCACTCGCATACCCGCGAGTGGTGCGTCTCCAAGCTGGCCATGATGTTCGGCGGCCGCGAGGCCGAGGTGCAGAAGTTCGGCGCGGAGAAGGTGACCAACGGTGCCACCGGCGACATCCAGCAGGCCACCAACCTCGCGCGTGCGATGGTGATGGAATGGGGCATGTCCGACAAGCTCGGCCGTGTGCGCTACCAGAGCAATGAGCAGGAGGTGTTCCTGGGTCATTCGGTGGCGCGCTCGACCAACATCTCGGACGATACCGCCCGCCTGATCGACTCCGAAATCCGCGGCCTGATCGAAGCCGGCGAGCTCGAGGCGCGTCGCATCATCACCGAGAAGCGCGAGGATTGGGAGGCGATCGCCCAGGGACTGCTCGAATACGAGACGCTGACCGGCGAGGAGATCCTCGATCTGATCAAGGGCAAGAAGCCGAACCGCGAGTCGGCGATCGAGCCGTCGACGCCACGCGCTTCGGCCGTGCCGCCCGCCGGCAAGCCGCGGCCGCGGCCCGATCCGGATCCAGGCCTGGAGCCGCAGCCGCAGGCGTAA